The following DNA comes from Phytohabitans rumicis.
GTGCTGGCGAAGAACAAGGACGTGGTGTCTCGCGCCGACTTCGCCAACAACAAGTACGCCGCGGCGGATCCGCGGCTGGTCACCATCAACGAGGTGGCCGGCAAGGGTGACACCCCGGTCGCGCTCAACTTCCAGCAGGCGTTCAACGCGCCGAACAGCCCGTGGCTGACGCTGGTGCGCAACCAGGTGCTGGAAGGAAAGAGCGGCGATCTGCAGAAGGACAACGAAGAAATCACCGCTGTCCTCAAGCAGTAAATGTCCGCGTGGGCGTGTACCGGCAGACCGTCTACCTCAGGCCGGTACACGCCCGCTCCACCGAACGAACGAGAGGTTTCCATGCGACGCGGCCGGCAAGCGCTGCTCGGTTGGCTCTACGCGACACCGACGGCGGTCTTCGTGGTGGCGCTGTTCGCCCTCCCGCTGCTGCTCGTGATCAAGATGTCGGTGTCGAAGTGGCCGCTGCTCACCGGCGATCAGGGCATCAACTTTCCCGACAACTTCAAGAAGGCGGTCGACCACCGCTTCTTCACCGATTCGGTCGTCTTCACCATCAAGTACACGGTGCTCGCGACCGTACTGCTGCTGGTTTTGGGGTTGGGTCTGGCTCTGTTGGTGCAGGAGTCGAGCCGGTGGAACAACCTGCTCCGGGCGTCGTTCCTGATCCCCAGCGCGCTCGGGCTGGCCTCGGCGTCGCTGCTGTTCTACGTGTTCTACTCGCCGTACGCGAGCCCGCTGAAACCACTGATGGACAGCTGGGGCTTCACGTTCCTCGGCTCACCGAACGCGGCGCTGTTCTCCACGACGTTCCTCATCGTGTGGCGCTACGCCGGCTTCTACATGGTGCTCATGCTGGTCGGTCTGCAGGGCATCCCGGCGGACGTGTTCGAGGCCGCCCGCTCCGACGGCGCCACCCGCTGGCAGACGTTCTGGCGGGTCACGCTGCCGCTGCTGCGCCCCACGCTGGCGCTCACGACCGTGCTCTGCGTGACCGGCTCGCTGCTCGCCTTCGAGCAGTTCTACATCCTCACCAAGGGCGGCCCGGACAACAGCACGATCACGGTCGTCCAGCTCATTTACAGCGTGGCGTTCCAGGGACAGAACGACCTCGGTGTCGCCGCGGCCATCTCGGTCATCGTGCTCGTCGCGCTGGTCGTCATCAACGCGCTGCAGCTGCGCGCCTTCCGGTCCGAGGAGAGCTGAGAATGGCGGTCCGTTCCCGGTCCACCTCGACCATCGCCGGCATCGCGTTGCGGACGCCGTACTGGGTGTTCACCGGCGCGCTGGCGTTGATCTTCCTGGCGCCGCTCCTCTGGACCGCGGTCGCCTCGGTCTCCCCGCAGGCCGGCACCAACCAGGTCGACGGCTGGGGGTTTGGCAACTACGAGACGCTCACCCGCTACCAGGCCGGCATCTGGCGCTACCTGCTCAACTCCGCGTTCGTCTCGCTGCTGACGGTCGCGCTGACGCTGCTGATTTCGTTCTTCGGCGGCTACGCGTTCGCGCGGTTCCGCTTCCCCGGCAAGAACGTCCTGTTCCTGCTCACGCTCGCCATCCTCATGGTCCCGTACGCGACGCTGCTGATCCCGCTGTACGTGCTGCTGAACGAGGTGGGGCTGGAGAACTCGCTGGTCGGCGTGGCGCTCGTGCTGACGATGTTCCAGCTGCCGTTCTCCACGTTCCTGATGCGCATCTCCTTCGAGGCGGTGCCGCGCGAGCTGGACGAGGCCGCGACCGTGGACGGCTGCTCGCCGTTCGGCGCGTTGTGGCGGGTGCTGCTGCCCGCGGTGAAACCGGGCCTGATCACCGTCGGGCTGTTCTCCTTCCTCGCCGCGTGGAACGACTTCTTCGCGCCGCTGATCCTCATCAACGACAGCGAGAAGATGACCCTCCCGCTCGCCGTCTCCAACCTGCGCGGCCAGGTGCAAGGCGTTGTCGACTATGGAGCGACCGAAGCGGGCGTCGTCATCCTCGCCCTGCCGTGCATCATCCTGTTCCTCCTGCTCCAACGACACTACGTGCGCGGCTTCATGTCCGGCGCGCTGAAAGGCTGAGCATGACTGCCACCGCAGCTACCGCGGCGACTGTCCTGCCCATCCGCGGCCGGCTCCGGCCGCTCGGGTTGGGTGACGTCCGGATCACGGGCGGATTCTGGGCCGAGCGCCAAGAAGTCAACGCTGTCGCGACCCTGGCGCACATCGAGCACTGGCTCGAACGCGAAGGCTGGATCCGAAACTTCGACCTCGCCGTGCGAGGTGGCCTCGCCCAGGAACGCCGCGGGCGCGAGTTCTCCGACTCGGAGGTCTACAAGTACCTCGAAGCGCTGGCGTGGGAGATCGGCCGGAACGGCGACGCGGGGCTCGAATCGCGGTTTCGCGCCGTCGTGCGGCGGGTGGCCGCGGCGCAGGAGCCGGACGGGTACCTCAACACCAAATTCGGCCGCTCGGGGCAGGCACCGCGCTGGTCCGACCTCGAATGGGGCCACGAGCTCTACTGCGTCGGTCACCTGCTGCAGGCCGCGGTGGCCCGGGCCCGCACGCGTCCCGGCGCGGACGACGGGCTGCTGGAGGTCGCCCGCCGGGCCGCCGACAACGTGTGCGAGACGTTCGGACCCGACGGCATCGACGGACTCTGCGGGCACGCGGGGATCGAGGCCGCGCTGGTGGAGTTCGCCCGGACCACCGACGACGACCGCTACCTGGCCCAGGCCGCGCTCTTCGTCGACCGGCGGGGCCACGGCCGGCTCAGCGACGTGGAGTTCGGCCGGGAGTACTTCCAGGACGAGCAGCCGGTCCGGCAGGCGACCGTCCTACGTGGACACGCGGTGCGGGCGAACTACCTCGCCGCCGGCGCGGTCGACGTCGCGGTCGAGCAGAAGGACGCCGGCCTGCTGGACGCGGTGCGCAACCAGTGGCAGAACGCGGTGACGCGGCGCACGTACATCACCGGCGGGCAGGGCTCCCGGCACCAGGACGAGGCGTTCGGCGGCGACTGGGTGCTGCCGCCCGACCGCGCGTACTCCGAGACCTGCGCCGGCATCGGCTCCGTGATGGTCGCGTGGCGGCTGCTGCTGGCCGACGGTGACCCCCGGTACGCCGACCTCATCGAGCGGACGCTCTTCAACGTCGTGGCGACCTCGCCGTCGGCGGACGGGCGGAGCTTCTTCTACGCCAACACCCTGCACCGCCGCGAGGTCGGCACCCTGCCCGACGCCGACCGGCCCAGCCTGCGCGCGGCGGCCTCGTTGCGGGCGCCCTGGTTCGAGGTCTCCTGCTGCCCGACCAACGTCGCCCGCACGCTGGCCAGCCTGACCGCGTACGTGGCCACGTCCGACGACGACGGCCTGCAGTTGCACCAGTACATGCCCGGCACGATCGAACACCGCCGCGCCGACGGGCGCGAGCTGCGCGTGACGGTGACGGCCGACTACCCCACGACGGGGAGATCCGGGTACGTATCGAGGGCGACGAAACTGCCTGCGACACTGATGTTCCTTGGTCGCTGTCGTTGCGGGTACCCGGATGGGCGGCCCAGGGCGCGACGGTGACCGTCGACGGGCATACCCGGCCGGTCGGTCCGGGCTACGTCACCGAACAGCGGATCTGGCGGCCCGGCGACGAGGTCGTGCTGTCGCTGCCGATGGCGCCCCGGTTCACCTACCCCGACCCGCGCATCGACGCGGTCCGCGGCTGCGTCGCGGTGGAGCGCGGCCCGGTGGTGCTGGCCCTGGAGTCCGTGGACGTCGACGGTGTCGATAGCGTCGACGAACTCCGCGTCGACACCGGCCGCCCGCCCCGGCTGTCCGCCGGCCGGGTGACCGTCAGCCTGCGGCGCGTGCACCCGAATGACCACGACTGGCCATATAGGACGGACGAGGCCGAGTCGGTGCCCGCATTGGGCGAGGAACTGGACGAGGTGGCGCTGGTGGCGTACCACGCATGGGCCAATCGCGGGCCCTCGACGATGCGCGTCTGGCTCCCCACAACAGCAGATCGCCGTACCCCCGACCTCAAGGAGGAAGCGAGATGATTCCGAGACGCGTGCGGAGGGTGCCCGTGTGGGCCGCTCTCACCACGCTTTTGGTGGGAGGAGTGGTCGGCATGCCCTCCGCCGCTCACGCCGCCGGTCCGGTACTGCCCGGCAACGAGGGTGACGTAGGTGTCTACACCGACGGCCTGAGCCACGTCATGGACATCGGCGACCCGGTCTACGCCAACGCCGGGGACGTCGCCAACCAGCTCAAGCCCGGCGTGCCGTTCACCGCGGGCAACATGCATCAGTCCATTTTCGACAAGGACCTGGCCGCTGGCGGCACGGACTACTATCTCGACCGCGTCCTGGGCGTCTCGGGCACGATCGGGTCCGCGGTGCTGATGACCCGGGGCCGCTCCCTGTACATGCGCGGCGCGAGCAACAACAACTTCACCGTCATGGGTTTCGCCGGCAGCGCGTACGTCGGTGGCCCCAACAACCTCGGCAACCTGTACACCGTCACGGTGCCCGGCCAGACGGTCACCGAAGTTAACGCTAACAGGTTCAACGCGCCGAGCCACGCCAAGAGCCGGTACACGATCGGCACCACCGGTGTCACCGCCAACCTGACCAAGTTCATCACCTACGACAACGTCGCGGTCACCGCCATCACCTTCACCAACCCCGGCGCCGCACCGGCGACGTTCACCGTCCGGGCCGCCTCGCCGCTGGCGACCCAGGCCGGCCAGGGCGCGGCCGAGCTCACCGGCACCCGCGTCATCACCAGCGGCGCCAACAACGGCACCATCGACACGGCGTGGGACACGATCCGCACCAGCCTGACCGGGGCGGGCTTCACCCGTACCGGCACCAACCTCGACCGTGAGGTCACCGTGGCCGCCGGCGGCTCGGTGTCGCTGTCGGTCGTCGGCGCGGTCTCCTCGGCCACGCTGCCGAAGACCGTGCAGAGCTACCAGGAGTACGCCCAACTGGCGCCGGCCGAGGCGGTACGCACCGGCGTCACCGCGTTCAACAGTCGCTGGGCCCAGGACGTCCCCTACATCAACGTGCCCGACCCCGCACTGGAAAAGGCCATCGTGTACCGCTGGTGGGGCGAGCGCTACAACAGCCTCGACGCCAACGCGACCGGCCACGTCTACCAGTACCCGACGACGATCGAGGGCGTAAACCTCTACCAGAACGCCGTGGCGCTGACCCAGCCGATGCACCTGCAGGACACCAAGTGGCTGCGCACGCCCTACCTGCCGTACGGCCAGATCCTCAACATCGGTGAGCTGTCCGGCTCCTCGGCGTTCCTGGACAGCCCCGGCCACACCAGCTGGAACAACCACTACTCGCAGTACATCGGCACGGCCGGGCTCGAGGCGTACAACGTGCACGGCGGTGGCAAGGAGATCGCCGGAAAGTTCGCCCACTACTTCGAGGGCGACGGCGTCGGCCAGCTCGAACACTACGACGGCAACGACGACAAGCTCATCGCCTACGACACCAACTTCATGCCGGGCAACGACGCCGACGCCATCACCTTCGGCTTCCCGAAGGCGAACGCCGGCGCACCCGGCGCGCGGACGATCGAACGCCCCGAGTCGGCGTACGTGTGGGGCGCGCTCGACGCCGCCCGGCAGCTCTACCAGATCTCCGGCGCGGATCAGTCCAAGGTGGACCAGATGGCGGCCGGGGCGAACGGCGTCCGGGACGCGATCCTCGGTCGACTGTGGAGCACCGACACCCGGATGTTCCTGGCCGGTACGTCGCACGGGGCGACGAGCGCGGCCAGCTCCAACGGCCGGGCCAACCCGCTGCCCGAGTCGGCCCGCGACCTGATCCCGGCGAAGGAGTCGAACCTCTACGACGTCTACGCCCAGAACCTCATCCCGTTCGACCAGTGGCAGACCTACGTCGACGGGTTCCGCTTCCTGACCTACGGCGACAACTTCCCGATCTTCCCGTTCTACACCGCGAACCAGTACGACCGGGCCGCCTACGGGATCGGCGGCTCCAACAACTTCTCCAACATCAACTTCACCGTGCAGTACCGCGGCGTCCGCTCGGCGCTGCGCCACTACGACCCGGGCCAGAAGTACATCACCCCGGCGTACGCCAAGCGGCTGCTGGACTGGATGGCCTGGAGCGTCTACCCGGGCGCGGACATGCGGGTCGCGAACCAGGCGGAGTACTACTCCAACTGGAACCCGACCACCAAGACGTACAACCGCAACAACCCGAACCACATCATGCTCGGGAACCAGAACTACATCTTCGTCGAGGACATGGCGGGCATCCAGCCGCGCTCCGACGACAAGATCGAGCTGTGGCCGATCACGTTCGGCTACGACCACTTCATGGTCAACAACCTGCGCTACCACGGGCAGGACGTCACGATCGTCTGGGACCCGGACGGCAGCAAGTACGGCCTGGGCGCGGGCTACAGCCTCTTCCTCAACGGTGAGCGGAAGGTCAGCACCGACAAGCTCGGCAAGTTCACCTACGACCCGACGACCAACCAGGTCCAGGCGGAGGACGGCCTGACCGTCACCTTCACCGCGGCGACCGGGAGTGACTTCCCGAGCGCGGTGGACACGCCGATCCAGGACGAGCGGGTCGTCGAGTACCTCAAGACGGCCGGCATCGACCTGACCGAGGACGCGCCGAACCTGGCCGCGGGCGCCAACCTCAGCTCGTCGTACACCCAGCAGGGCGTGCGTCCGACACCGTGGCGGCAGTTCCACACGCCGGGGTGGAGCACGTCCACGATGAACTACACGCCCGGCGCCATCAACGAGACCGAGCGGCCGGTGTCGCTGGCCGCGGTCACCGACGGCGTCACCGCCAACGAGCCGTACTGGGGCAACTACGGCACGACCGAGAAGAACGGCTACGT
Coding sequences within:
- a CDS encoding discoidin domain-containing protein, yielding MPSAAHAAGPVLPGNEGDVGVYTDGLSHVMDIGDPVYANAGDVANQLKPGVPFTAGNMHQSIFDKDLAAGGTDYYLDRVLGVSGTIGSAVLMTRGRSLYMRGASNNNFTVMGFAGSAYVGGPNNLGNLYTVTVPGQTVTEVNANRFNAPSHAKSRYTIGTTGVTANLTKFITYDNVAVTAITFTNPGAAPATFTVRAASPLATQAGQGAAELTGTRVITSGANNGTIDTAWDTIRTSLTGAGFTRTGTNLDREVTVAAGGSVSLSVVGAVSSATLPKTVQSYQEYAQLAPAEAVRTGVTAFNSRWAQDVPYINVPDPALEKAIVYRWWGERYNSLDANATGHVYQYPTTIEGVNLYQNAVALTQPMHLQDTKWLRTPYLPYGQILNIGELSGSSAFLDSPGHTSWNNHYSQYIGTAGLEAYNVHGGGKEIAGKFAHYFEGDGVGQLEHYDGNDDKLIAYDTNFMPGNDADAITFGFPKANAGAPGARTIERPESAYVWGALDAARQLYQISGADQSKVDQMAAGANGVRDAILGRLWSTDTRMFLAGTSHGATSAASSNGRANPLPESARDLIPAKESNLYDVYAQNLIPFDQWQTYVDGFRFLTYGDNFPIFPFYTANQYDRAAYGIGGSNNFSNINFTVQYRGVRSALRHYDPGQKYITPAYAKRLLDWMAWSVYPGADMRVANQAEYYSNWNPTTKTYNRNNPNHIMLGNQNYIFVEDMAGIQPRSDDKIELWPITFGYDHFMVNNLRYHGQDVTIVWDPDGSKYGLGAGYSLFLNGERKVSTDKLGKFTYDPTTNQVQAEDGLTVTFTAATGSDFPSAVDTPIQDERVVEYLKTAGIDLTEDAPNLAAGANLSSSYTQQGVRPTPWRQFHTPGWSTSTMNYTPGAINETERPVSLAAVTDGVTANEPYWGNYGTTEKNGYVELDLGSAKSFDNVKVTFVSDRQAGGYREPARWWVQVPNGSGGWKEVPGQFKNPTVTSAKFNEALFGTVTSNKVRIAFTNNPTYFTAIAEIQVFNSGRDVPPVSNQAPVVTAARDATADGNLSTRLVGTATDDGIPYDSELTLGWETVSAPQGAGVIFADPKALSTRVTGTVAGDYVFRFFADDGERRTEATVAATLAKKDVVAEFGSSAAVTTSGSAPWENPLRVNEATTPASSSPGAGNGWGTWGQTQNGTTPETEAWIQYRWNSPVRLSSTDIYWYDDNGGTRRPNADTYVVESSTDGATWTPVALTGGSAYAGGLNTNAYNRLTFEPIMTSYLRVRIWGVMTGGAGTGVLRWRANGETVDSVRSPVLIRTTVGQVPTLPSELDGVYASGARGKIGFRWQQITPEMVAEPNVDPFVVYGTNDAYGLIAEARIYVRPETAPGGISIQGAESFQQSVDVGELPGLPDKVEVSYNDGSRDNQAIGVDWQFDPNIVNTPGRYTVIGKLILPDYVSQAGTTQTTLTLTVGDGGPAWDVTVQARSQCIGGNAYVSVNARNDEDVPLTIELVTPYGSRTFPGVLPGKSAYQAFNARAKTIPAGTATVKVSGTVNEQPVTAQITAAYAAITCG
- a CDS encoding carbohydrate ABC transporter permease is translated as MRRGRQALLGWLYATPTAVFVVALFALPLLLVIKMSVSKWPLLTGDQGINFPDNFKKAVDHRFFTDSVVFTIKYTVLATVLLLVLGLGLALLVQESSRWNNLLRASFLIPSALGLASASLLFYVFYSPYASPLKPLMDSWGFTFLGSPNAALFSTTFLIVWRYAGFYMVLMLVGLQGIPADVFEAARSDGATRWQTFWRVTLPLLRPTLALTTVLCVTGSLLAFEQFYILTKGGPDNSTITVVQLIYSVAFQGQNDLGVAAAISVIVLVALVVINALQLRAFRSEES
- a CDS encoding glycoside hydrolase family 127 protein, translated to MTATAATAATVLPIRGRLRPLGLGDVRITGGFWAERQEVNAVATLAHIEHWLEREGWIRNFDLAVRGGLAQERRGREFSDSEVYKYLEALAWEIGRNGDAGLESRFRAVVRRVAAAQEPDGYLNTKFGRSGQAPRWSDLEWGHELYCVGHLLQAAVARARTRPGADDGLLEVARRAADNVCETFGPDGIDGLCGHAGIEAALVEFARTTDDDRYLAQAALFVDRRGHGRLSDVEFGREYFQDEQPVRQATVLRGHAVRANYLAAGAVDVAVEQKDAGLLDAVRNQWQNAVTRRTYITGGQGSRHQDEAFGGDWVLPPDRAYSETCAGIGSVMVAWRLLLADGDPRYADLIERTLFNVVATSPSADGRSFFYANTLHRREVGTLPDADRPSLRAAASLRAPWFEVSCCPTNVARTLASLTAYVATSDDDGLQLHQYMPGTIEHRRADGRELRVTVTADYPTTGRSGYVSRATKLPATLMFLGRCRCGYPDGRPRARR
- a CDS encoding carbohydrate ABC transporter permease, with product MAVRSRSTSTIAGIALRTPYWVFTGALALIFLAPLLWTAVASVSPQAGTNQVDGWGFGNYETLTRYQAGIWRYLLNSAFVSLLTVALTLLISFFGGYAFARFRFPGKNVLFLLTLAILMVPYATLLIPLYVLLNEVGLENSLVGVALVLTMFQLPFSTFLMRISFEAVPRELDEAATVDGCSPFGALWRVLLPAVKPGLITVGLFSFLAAWNDFFAPLILINDSEKMTLPLAVSNLRGQVQGVVDYGATEAGVVILALPCIILFLLLQRHYVRGFMSGALKG